In one Nocardioides luteus genomic region, the following are encoded:
- a CDS encoding ArsR/SmtB family transcription factor, whose translation MGDRKAKDALYDTLAEAAKALANGRRAELVDVLAQGERPVEDLAGEIGQSIANTSQHLQRLLRAGLVTSRRDGNRIFYSLSSPTVLALWQTLRDTAAQHVAELDRVAGAYLGNRDELSTITRDELRKRLRAGDVVVLDVRPRPEYDAGHVRGALSIPNTELRNRLAELPDGTTVVAYCRGPYCVYADDAVRTLRAAGRDALRLEDGYPEWAASRLPITASARSGARQHTHERRGA comes from the coding sequence AACGGGCGCCGCGCCGAGCTCGTCGACGTCCTGGCCCAGGGAGAGCGCCCGGTCGAGGACCTGGCCGGCGAGATCGGGCAGTCCATCGCCAACACCTCACAGCACCTGCAGCGACTGCTGCGCGCCGGACTCGTGACCTCGCGACGCGATGGCAACCGGATCTTCTACTCCCTCTCCAGCCCGACGGTCCTCGCGTTGTGGCAGACCTTGCGCGATACCGCAGCCCAGCACGTCGCAGAGCTCGACCGCGTCGCCGGCGCCTATCTCGGCAACCGCGACGAGCTCAGCACGATCACCAGGGACGAGCTGCGCAAGCGCCTCCGCGCGGGCGATGTGGTCGTCCTCGACGTCCGCCCTCGCCCCGAGTACGACGCCGGCCACGTCCGCGGCGCCCTCTCGATCCCGAACACCGAGCTGCGCAACCGTCTGGCCGAGCTGCCCGACGGCACCACCGTCGTCGCCTACTGCCGCGGGCCCTACTGCGTCTACGCCGACGACGCCGTCCGGACCCTCCGAGCCGCAGGTCGCGATGCCCTCCGACTCGAGGACGGATACCCCGAGTGGGCCGCCTCCCGCCTCCCGATCACCGCCTCTGCGAGATCAGGCGCGAGGCAGCACACCCACGAGCGCCGCGGTGCATGA
- a CDS encoding TetR/AcrR family transcriptional regulator has translation MTFQRARSDEQREIRRRAILDTAVAMLDEMPVAELSLNELSRRVGLAKSNVLRYFESREAVLLELLDDFLGRWLDELGEELAAGIEADALPEVRAGQLAEVLSRSLAERPVLCDLVGAQGGVLEHNVSVEVVKRHKRSSHAKLETMVELVRRHLPEVGDGAQTFCLMSLISAGALAAYDPPPPSLLAVYSDEPELAVLHLDLREGLRTSCTAALVGVLPRA, from the coding sequence ATGACGTTCCAACGGGCGCGAAGCGATGAGCAGCGGGAGATTCGCCGCCGGGCGATCCTCGACACCGCGGTGGCGATGCTCGACGAGATGCCGGTGGCCGAGCTGAGCCTCAACGAGCTCAGCCGCCGGGTCGGTCTGGCCAAGTCGAACGTCCTGCGCTACTTCGAGTCGCGCGAGGCGGTGCTGCTCGAGCTGCTGGACGACTTCCTCGGCAGGTGGCTCGACGAGCTGGGGGAGGAGCTGGCCGCCGGCATCGAGGCGGACGCCCTGCCGGAGGTACGCGCCGGCCAGCTGGCCGAGGTCCTCAGCCGGTCTCTGGCGGAGCGGCCGGTGCTGTGCGATCTCGTCGGCGCCCAGGGTGGCGTCCTCGAGCACAACGTCTCCGTCGAGGTCGTCAAACGTCACAAGCGCTCGTCGCACGCGAAGCTCGAGACGATGGTCGAGCTCGTCCGGCGTCACCTGCCCGAGGTCGGCGACGGTGCCCAGACGTTCTGCCTGATGAGCCTGATCTCGGCGGGTGCCCTGGCGGCGTACGACCCGCCACCGCCGAGCCTGCTCGCCGTCTATTCGGACGAGCCCGAGCTCGCCGTGCTCCACCTGGACCTGCGTGAGGGCCTGCGGACCTCATGCACCGCGGCGCTCGTGGGTGTGCTGCCTCGCGCCTGA
- a CDS encoding SDR family NAD(P)-dependent oxidoreductase: MSETWTEQHIPDQHGRVAVVTGANTGLGFETARMLAERGAQVVMAVRDVEKGKQAAARVDGDVTVQVLDLASLDSIRSAAADLRASHPRIDLLINNAGVMYTPKQTTADGFEMQLGTNHLGHFAFTGLLLDQLLPVPGSRIVTVSSVGHRIRADIHFDDLQWERSYSRVAAYGQAKLANLMFTYELQRRLAPHGTTVAVAAHPGGSNTELARNSPAALRVPFALVGPLLAQSAAMGALPTLRAATDPAVLGGQYYGPSGRGEIRGYPKLVTSSPASYDLATQQRLWAVSEQLTDVRFPLDS; the protein is encoded by the coding sequence ATGAGCGAGACCTGGACCGAACAGCACATCCCCGACCAGCACGGCCGCGTGGCGGTCGTGACCGGCGCCAACACCGGCCTCGGCTTCGAGACGGCGCGCATGCTCGCCGAGCGCGGCGCCCAGGTGGTCATGGCCGTACGCGACGTCGAGAAGGGCAAGCAGGCAGCGGCGCGCGTCGACGGCGACGTCACCGTCCAGGTCCTCGACCTGGCCTCCCTGGACTCCATCCGCTCCGCGGCGGCCGATCTGCGCGCCAGCCACCCCCGGATCGACCTGCTGATCAACAACGCCGGCGTGATGTACACGCCGAAGCAGACCACCGCCGACGGCTTCGAGATGCAGCTCGGCACCAACCACCTCGGCCACTTCGCCTTCACCGGCCTGCTGCTCGACCAGCTCCTCCCCGTCCCGGGCTCGCGGATCGTCACCGTCAGCAGCGTCGGCCACCGCATCCGAGCCGACATCCACTTCGACGACCTGCAGTGGGAGCGTTCCTACAGCCGCGTCGCCGCCTATGGCCAGGCCAAGCTCGCCAACCTGATGTTCACCTACGAGCTCCAGCGCCGGCTGGCCCCGCACGGCACCACGGTCGCGGTGGCTGCCCACCCCGGCGGCTCCAACACCGAGCTCGCCCGCAACTCCCCCGCCGCGCTGCGGGTGCCCTTCGCCCTGGTCGGGCCGCTGCTCGCCCAGTCGGCCGCGATGGGCGCCCTGCCCACCCTGCGCGCCGCCACCGACCCCGCCGTCCTCGGCGGTCAGTACTACGGCCCCAGCGGCCGCGGCGAGATCCGCGGCTACCCGAAGCTGGTCACCTCCAGCCCGGCTTCCTACGACCTGGCGACCCAGCAGCGGCTGTGGGCCGTGTCCGAGCAGCTCACCGACGTACGCTTCCCGCTCGACAGCTGA